The following coding sequences are from one Ruminococcus flavefaciens AE3010 window:
- a CDS encoding ABC-2 transporter permease produces MKGLIYREFYLSRKPAAYMLLSYVLFTGMIAMVIISTYAGNLAKDANAAETREYIYSQMYIYIGLIGFIGAVYGHNDLIEKDYKSKWQLYSYTLPVNEKKIIASKFIVRGSLLFAGFLLAVLGEVILSSAAKKPFSISHFKNILLIILLYGPICIGDIPLMLKMKTQAKAAAVALSVGAPLMAAAMYGVYKFVKFCIIEGRRLYPDLDSDAAMTKAAMPYITKWRDIALVIAPFFFVAVIAICYFWAVKELKRRRY; encoded by the coding sequence ATGAAAGGTCTTATCTATCGTGAGTTCTATCTCAGCCGCAAGCCTGCCGCATATATGCTTCTTTCCTATGTGCTGTTCACAGGCATGATCGCAATGGTAATTATAAGCACCTATGCGGGGAATCTTGCAAAGGACGCAAATGCTGCCGAAACACGTGAGTATATATATTCGCAGATGTATATCTATATTGGATTGATAGGCTTTATAGGCGCTGTTTACGGGCATAACGACCTCATCGAAAAGGACTACAAGTCAAAATGGCAGCTCTATTCCTATACCCTGCCCGTAAACGAAAAGAAGATAATCGCTTCAAAGTTCATCGTCCGCGGAAGTCTCCTGTTCGCAGGATTTCTGCTGGCTGTTCTGGGCGAAGTAATTTTATCCTCAGCTGCAAAAAAGCCATTCAGCATTAGCCATTTCAAGAATATCCTGCTTATCATTTTGCTGTACGGACCTATCTGTATAGGCGATATTCCCTTAATGCTGAAAATGAAAACTCAGGCTAAGGCGGCAGCTGTCGCACTAAGTGTAGGTGCGCCTTTAATGGCTGCGGCAATGTACGGAGTATATAAATTCGTGAAATTCTGTATCATAGAGGGAAGAAGGCTCTATCCTGATCTTGACAGCGATGCCGCCATGACGAAAGCGGCTATGCCCTATATCACAAAATGGCGCGATATCGCCCTTGTAATAGCTCCCTTCTTCTTTGTGGCAGTCATTGCGATATGCTATTTCTGGGCAGTAAAAGAGCTTAAAAGGAGGCGTTACTGA
- a CDS encoding IS4 family transposase, with protein sequence MEKNNSDFVVDPKRDFVRKSELSFSKTLRFILGMGSQTLGKELVEFYDYDSKMVSVSAIVQRRAKILPAAFQYLFHKFNETFSQTNFFHGYRLYAVDGSDIHIPTDPDDKDTFYRANNDVKGYNLMHLNALYDIMNRRYIDAVLQDSRNENEHSALISMLENIGHESIIVADRGYESYNTIAHLENNGLKYVMRIKTSGGIAHKFNIPHNEEADFAANIIITRRQTNEVKANPELYRYLPHSSNFDFLPKESKDTYPLKFRIIRLKISEDNYETIVTNLCDDEFSAEDIKMIYKMRWGIETSFRELKYQVGLIAFHSKKKDCVIQEIFASLIMYNLSMLITENITIDDDKHNDYRYKINYAFAIHICIKFFRSAHANPFLLEELIARNKCPVRPDRIADRKTRYHSAIPFNYRLS encoded by the coding sequence ATGGAGAAAAATAACTCTGATTTCGTAGTTGATCCTAAGAGAGATTTTGTTCGTAAAAGTGAGCTATCTTTCTCAAAAACATTGAGATTCATTCTCGGAATGGGCAGCCAGACACTTGGCAAGGAGCTTGTAGAATTCTATGATTATGATTCAAAAATGGTATCTGTGTCTGCTATCGTTCAGAGAAGAGCTAAAATACTTCCTGCTGCTTTTCAGTATCTGTTCCATAAATTCAATGAAACATTTTCTCAAACCAATTTCTTTCACGGCTACAGGCTTTATGCTGTGGACGGTTCTGATATACATATTCCTACTGATCCTGATGATAAGGATACTTTTTATCGTGCAAATAATGATGTAAAAGGCTATAACCTCATGCATCTGAATGCTTTGTATGACATTATGAACCGTAGATATATCGATGCTGTATTACAGGACAGTCGCAATGAAAATGAGCATTCTGCTCTCATAAGTATGCTTGAAAATATCGGACATGAGTCCATTATCGTTGCGGATAGAGGATATGAATCCTACAACACGATCGCTCATCTTGAAAATAACGGCTTGAAATATGTGATGCGCATCAAGACAAGCGGTGGAATTGCTCATAAATTCAACATTCCCCATAATGAGGAAGCTGATTTTGCTGCAAATATTATTATTACAAGAAGACAAACTAATGAAGTTAAGGCTAATCCTGAACTTTATCGTTATCTTCCGCACTCTTCAAATTTCGACTTCCTTCCGAAAGAATCGAAAGATACATATCCTCTTAAATTCAGGATAATAAGGCTCAAGATATCTGAAGATAACTATGAAACCATTGTTACCAATCTCTGTGATGATGAGTTCTCTGCCGAAGATATAAAGATGATATACAAAATGCGCTGGGGGATCGAGACTTCATTCAGAGAACTGAAGTACCAGGTTGGTCTTATTGCTTTCCATTCAAAGAAAAAGGACTGCGTGATACAGGAAATCTTTGCAAGTCTTATCATGTATAACTTATCTATGCTGATTACCGAAAATATCACCATAGATGACGATAAGCATAATGATTACCGCTATAAAATCAATTATGCTTTTGCTATACATATCTGCATCAAATTCTTTCGCTCTGCACACGCAAATCCTTTTCTTTTGGAAGAGCTGATAGCAAGAAACAAGTGCCCTGTCAGACCTGATCGTATTGCTGATAGGAAAACTCGATATCATTCTGCTATTCCCTTCAACTACAGACTATCATAA
- a CDS encoding ABC-2 transporter permease — MTGLLYKTIRTNWGKILGFFIGCMFYPTAFAILFRDPKNMEDLEGEVTMLMWGLCAFMTFLIGGVFQDSIFNDDERKKWAYFVTSTPTGIKGQIGSKYLIALLWSMLTVTMLMLLNSFAKDGNEELGDGTVVFIGFFYIQLLMRSIEFPLMARFGSKMGKTIKIVIVGVIAFIAFVYMLFGDTSSFKDLDALWDSLFKAMADPEKMKKAALWFSIITTAVIPIYYLSYRLSVRWYLKGVESYEK; from the coding sequence ATGACGGGACTTCTTTATAAGACAATAAGAACTAATTGGGGAAAGATACTGGGCTTCTTCATAGGCTGTATGTTTTATCCCACTGCGTTTGCCATACTGTTCCGCGACCCAAAGAATATGGAAGATCTGGAGGGCGAAGTCACCATGCTTATGTGGGGATTATGCGCATTTATGACATTCCTTATCGGCGGAGTTTTTCAGGATTCAATCTTCAATGACGACGAGCGCAAGAAGTGGGCTTACTTCGTTACCTCCACACCTACGGGGATAAAGGGGCAGATAGGCTCGAAATACCTTATCGCACTTCTATGGTCAATGCTCACTGTTACTATGCTTATGCTCCTTAACAGCTTTGCAAAGGACGGCAACGAGGAGCTTGGCGACGGCACTGTTGTTTTCATCGGCTTCTTCTATATACAGCTCCTTATGCGTTCAATAGAGTTCCCTCTTATGGCGCGTTTCGGCAGCAAAATGGGCAAGACCATAAAGATAGTCATTGTGGGAGTTATCGCCTTTATCGCTTTTGTATATATGCTTTTCGGCGATACCTCGTCTTTTAAGGATCTGGACGCTTTATGGGACAGCCTGTTCAAGGCAATGGCAGATCCCGAAAAAATGAAAAAAGCAGCTCTGTGGTTCAGTATCATCACCACAGCTGTGATACCCATATACTACCTGTCCTACAGGCTTTCCGTAAGGTGGTATCTGAAAGGAGTTGAGAGCTATGAAAAATAA
- a CDS encoding CPBP family intramembrane glutamic endopeptidase — protein MKNKGKTLLRTALYLILAYLPVYILGFAYSDKQGSLTNRLAGASMMLYPAIAVIITRLVTKEGFRDSFLGFGKRNSGKYYAAAFIYPIVLPLVSGLILHLFIVKNGSISDSAFASDGISAVTTLLISITTGFAAALHGLGEELGWRGYLTPKLEELMPTPAAVILTGIIWALWHGPLLAYGYDFGRDYDFFPYGGFIAMIVMCIFWSALLTWLTKRTNSVYPAALCHMLCDTILTNVFMGFAVKADGTPFEYRTNEFWMMILSVFPMIIVSGTICMILLCRKKKSAENAAKAAA, from the coding sequence ATGAAAAATAAGGGAAAAACTCTGCTCCGTACAGCTCTGTATCTCATACTTGCCTATTTGCCCGTGTATATCCTCGGCTTTGCCTACTCGGACAAGCAGGGCAGCCTTACGAACCGTCTGGCAGGTGCAAGCATGATGCTTTACCCTGCTATTGCAGTTATCATCACAAGGCTTGTGACGAAAGAGGGCTTCCGCGATTCATTTCTCGGCTTCGGCAAAAGGAACAGCGGCAAATACTACGCAGCGGCATTTATTTACCCCATAGTCCTGCCCCTTGTCAGCGGTCTGATACTTCACCTCTTTATCGTGAAGAACGGCAGCATATCCGACAGCGCTTTCGCCAGCGACGGTATTTCGGCAGTCACCACCCTGCTGATATCCATAACAACAGGCTTTGCAGCGGCGCTTCACGGCTTAGGCGAGGAGCTGGGCTGGCGAGGCTATCTCACTCCCAAGCTCGAGGAGCTCATGCCAACGCCTGCGGCTGTTATCCTAACGGGTATAATATGGGCGCTGTGGCACGGACCGCTCCTTGCTTACGGCTATGACTTCGGCAGGGACTATGACTTCTTCCCATACGGCGGCTTTATTGCCATGATAGTTATGTGCATATTCTGGTCGGCTCTGCTCACATGGCTCACCAAGCGCACCAACTCGGTATATCCTGCTGCGCTGTGCCATATGCTCTGTGACACTATTCTGACAAATGTCTTTATGGGCTTTGCAGTCAAGGCAGACGGTACTCCCTTTGAGTACAGAACAAACGAGTTCTGGATGATGATCCTCTCGGTATTCCCAATGATAATCGTCAGCGGTACGATATGCATGATCCTGCTGTGCAGAAAGAAAAAGTCCGCAGAAAACGCAGCAAAAGCCGCTGCATAA